One window of Papaver somniferum cultivar HN1 chromosome 9, ASM357369v1, whole genome shotgun sequence genomic DNA carries:
- the LOC113308702 gene encoding E3 ubiquitin-protein ligase SGR9, amyloplastic-like: METDHQYQSSSETIMASLLTLTPTQFSYLSHTLSSDFHIQTHRLYSLLSSPLRFAHTLQFLQTLSLHDKTLLIARYLQRTLKQLTNTWETETHASPNTGYSYSNRLRLREYDAVSLLLLLCEVYQYNSQFLQTYSLMEWREILNDYVFNNTLMSISGMGFSCTSLVLCPYIDSVIKCKRFLDTMMSCSVGHNKQVVAAASALAVVSLRSVQVSNENGSNGVDPVFCVICKEEMKQGRDVCEMPCKHLFHWICILPWLKKRNTCPCCRYQMPTEDVFGEIDRLWGVLINKDCCRLRN; encoded by the coding sequence ATGGAAACGGATCACCAGTACCAGAGCTCAAGTGAAACGATCATGGCTTCATTGTTAACTCTAACACCCACTCAATTCTCTTATCTCTCCCACACACTCTCTTCCGACTTCCATATTCAGACACACCGTCTTTATTCGCTCCTATCTTCGCCACTCCGTTTCGCACACACTCTCCAGTTCCTTCAAACTCTTTCTCTCCATGATAAAACCTTGCTCATAGCTCGTTACCTCCAACGAACACTGAAACAGCTCACTAACACTTGGGAAACCGAAACACATGCTTCTCCAAACACGGGTTATTCGTATTCGAATCGATTAAGGTTAAGAGAATACGACGCCGTTTCATTGCTCTTGTTACTTTGTGAAGTGTATCAATACAATTCTCAATTTCTACAGACGTATTCATTGATGGAATGGCGTGAAATCCTCAATGATTACGTGTTCAACAACACTTTAATGAGTATTTCCGGCATGGGGTTCTCATGTACTAGTTTAGTCCTATGTCCTTATATTGATAGCGTAATAAAGTGCAAGAGATTTCTTGATACTATGATGAGTTGCAGCGTTGGTCATAATAAACAGGTCGTCGCGGCAGCATCTGCATTGGCAGTCGTTTCGTTAAGATCAGTCCAAGTTAGTAATGAAAATGGAAGCAATGGGGTTGATCCTGTGTTCTGTGTAATATGTAAAGAAGAAATGAAACAAGGAAGAGATGTCTGTGAAATGCCATGCAAGCATTTATTTCACTGGATTTGTATATTGCCATGGTTGAAGAAGAGAAATACTTGTCCTTGTTGTAGATATCAAATGCCAACAGAAGATGTTTTTGGTGAGATCGATAGATTATGGGGTGTTCTGATCAACAAAGATTGTTGCAGATTAAGGAATTGA